From a region of the Oncorhynchus tshawytscha isolate Ot180627B linkage group LG14, Otsh_v2.0, whole genome shotgun sequence genome:
- the LOC112266777 gene encoding 5'-3' exonuclease PLD3, whose translation MISDIPYEKMCDVESRREESCRKGQMYYRCLLGLTGVATLLLAALFLQTLLLPVVNSSPNKPSFKLPLPLADTCTDPCKIVLLESIPEGLEFNSSVTNPSIYQAWLNLISEARSSVDIASFYWTLTNKDTGTHEPTANQGEDVLNRLVQVSRKLSVRIAVNTPTESQPQEDINLLKSSGADVRAVNMRDLTTGVLHTKFWVVDNKHIYIGSANMDWRSLTQVKELGAVVYNCSCLAADLEKIFEAYWYLGQKDTPIPSPWPSSFNTPYNKDTPLQLPLNGTTSSVYLSSSPPSFCAAGRTRDLQSILSVMEDAREFVYIAVMNYLPTMEFSKPKRYWAEIDTQIRRVAYEKRVKVRLLISCWASTSPVMIPFLKALDSMQEPKAKLDVQVKLFIVPANPKQKEIPFARVNHNKYMVTDKVAYIGTSNWSGDYFVNTAGSALVVNQTAAQSVEPTVQAQLQAVFERDWDSAYSTPIHQHADLKMVC comes from the exons ATGATTTCTGATATTCCATACGAGAAG ATGTGTGATGTGGAGTCCAGGAGAGAAGAGTCCTGCAGGAAAGGACAGATG TATTATAGGTGTCTGCTGGGTCTCACTGGAGTGGCCACTCTGCTATTGGCTGCCCTGTTCCTCCAGACCCTGCTGCTTCCTGTGGTTAACTCCTCCCCAAACAAGCCCAGCTTCAAGCTCCCACTTCCTCTCGCTGACACCTGCACCGACCCCTGCAA AATCGTTCTGTTGGAGAGCATCCCAGAGGGGTTAGAGTTCAACTCTAGTGTCACCAACCCATCCATCTACCAGGCTTGGCTCAACCTGATTAGTGAGGCTCGCAGTAGCGTGGACATTGCGTCTTTTTATTGGACGCTCACCAACAAAGATACAGGCACTCACGAGCCAACAGCGAATCAG GGTGAGGATGTCCTGAATAGGCTAGTTCAGGTGTCTCGGAAGCTCTCTGTCCGCATCGCTGTAAATACACCAACAGAGTCCCAACCTCAGGAAGACATCAATCTCTTAAAAAGTTCTG GTGCTGATGTAAGAGCCGTGAACATGCGGGATTTAACCACTGGAGTACTTCACACAAAGTTCTGGGTGGTAGACAACAAGCACATTTATATTGGCAGTGCCAACATGGACTGGAGGTCCCTTACCCAG GTGAAGGAGCTGGGGGCTGTGGTGTACAACTGCAGCTGCTTGGCTGCAGACCTGGAGAAGATCTTCGAGGCCTACTGGTACCTTGGGCAAAAAGACACACCCATCCCGTCTCCTTGGCCCAGCAGTTTCAACACTCCTTACAATAAGGACACGCCCCTGCAGCTGCCACTCAACGGCACAACCTCCAGCGTGTATCTGTCG AGCTCTCCACCATCTTTCTGTGCTGCCGGGAGAACCAGAGATCTGCAGTCTATTCTCAGTGTGATGGAGGACGCACGGGAGTTTGTCTACATCGCTGTCATGAACTACTTGCCCACcatggagttttcaaaacccAAACG TTACTGGGCAGAAATTGACACTCAGATCAGACGTGTGGCATACGAGAAGCGGGTGAAGGTGCGCCTGCTCATCAGCTGTTGGGCGAGCACTTCGCCTGTCATGATCCCCTTCCTGAAAGCCTTGGATTCAATGCAGGAACCCAAGGCCAAGCTGGATGTCCAGGTG AAACTCTTTATTGTGCCAGCCAATCCAAAGCAGAAAGAAATCCCCTTTGCCAGAGTCAACCACAACAAGTACATGGTGACAGACAAGGTTGCCTACATAG GTACCTCTAACTGGTCTGGAGACTATTTTGTGAACACTGCTGGATCGGCTTTGGTGGTGAACCAAACGGCTGCCCAGTCAGTGGAGCCTACGGTCCAGGCACAACTACAGGCCGTGTTCGAAAGGGACTGGGACTCCGCCTACAGCACCCCAATCCACCAGCACGCCGACCTCAAAATGGTGTGTTAG